ttacaatggaaaagttgtatggtttaggcacatatattctggcattggatttcataagatacagtgcgagtttaatgcactagttaggaaactatcaagataaaattaggtactttttggttttattttttaaaatggcagaagttggacagtttttaaatttgttagcgagtgagttccatagacaaggtccctttatttgcatagagtatttacacagaataactttgactctggggatatcaaagatatttatttctggtattgtgattctattatgggttctattgtacatgcccagctatgcttcaaacatttattttgttgcattttcccagatagtgttattgtttaaatattatttgcttttcagcTAACATATCTGCGTGGCTGTGGGTATGAATCAATCGTTATCTATTACAAGAAAGGACCAGCACGGGTGACACATGGTATCCTACCAAAAAACGTAATAcaagaagaggacaagaagatcttcaccactaacttctttttgtgtaagtagttcacataatatataaatatatcaccacctattattttctctcatatatatatatacatatatatatatatatatatatatatatatatatatatatatatatatatatatatatatatatatatatatatatatatatatatatatatatataatttcaattcaatcatttctgtcgttgatgtatatggcaaaaagtgtgtggcccaatacagcactatgtcttaacgtaatgggtccaagggcccataaggtctcgacagcattaagggccctttagcaaaccagtgtgctggggcccctatgacacccatgatgtctttgtatcatttcaagtttgtacatgtacttcttaagatatgggcaccatacaactgctgcatattctagcttttgtctaaaaaaatcatgaacaatttatttattatttatccatgaatgccagaactaaaccctgtggtactccactcgtgacatttctccagtccaatacattgcctctgattactgccctcatttttctatcagtttgaaattttttaatccatgttagaagcttacctgtcacccctccaatatgttcctgtttccagaacaaactcttatgtggaattctgttgaatgccttttttaggtccagatagatgcagtcaacccaaccatctctttcctgtaaaatttctgcggctcgatcatagtaactgattaaatttgttacacaggatcttccatttcgaaattttttattttttatttttatttttttttccagcacgcacaaggaagcttgatgcagataaacttacattaggatcagaaggtgatagcgataatgaCCTGGAAAAAAATCATGACGAcctacaagtgcagcaggtgcatcaagtccaaaaagtaccgcaggtgcaagaaattcaacaagtacaaaaggttccgcaggtggaacatttacaaaaagttccgcaggtgcaacaagggctaccattatcaatcattcagaaacagcaagaagtacaagtagtaaaatttgaaccacagggaactacaccaggaaaacagtgtagtaacaacggaatgggaattttaaaatacctgaggaaacaggtaaaaaaggacaaacaatagaaatggttccttacaccttattatttggtagtttataggtattttacttataatactttatattatgtctatagtttataatttagtttacagttaatttacttttcaacttccatatcttacatgaaggatttttactgtttctcatttttaaaaccttattagtatcatttatagtttagtgtcaattcacttataatacaatatatggaataatttactaaattcatttaactataataaatttaaataaacatttttaccccaggatgagtttcagtcaccctacccaaaaaattaatgtttctttattactaatcttgtgagaggtagcttattgtgcagcccatactcattctgtgagtgttagtttattgtgcaccccatagtcatcatgttacccaagcctgctgcagctgcacctgaggggtggtgtagggaaccattagtgtactattatgatttgagagagagaatgctccgtggacagagcatcaatatggcttaaggcattgagctttgcctcaagatgaagcttgggctgatctctgatttgcttcttgggagtcttcatttacgtgcaccccatactcaaccactttgtagtaattaattgtgcaacccatactcatcctgttaccagtagcttgtgcaacccatacttatcctgtgatccctatccctctacttcaagtccctcaaggggcgcacgaattcagtttggcatacttcatcctgccttcccatccctagctactgacccatcacaatattttattttattttatttatatatatacaagtaggtacattgggtttgtgagaatacattgaatagtacagtatttacaatcttgtaaagccactagtatgcgcagcgtttcaggcaggtccttaatctaacagataattttaagtaggtaatttctatcagaattgataaatgataataaatacattgtttacatacatacattacaaatacatacatataagctcaaaagcttcattgaaggttgtaacagaacccatgagcaccacaccagaaataaatacagttttgatattccaagagtacgacttaatcaaactagaaatgctctacaaatcaagggacccagaatgtggaatgatcttcccaaccatgttaaagactgtacctctctcaaccagtttaagataaaaactaaacactacctaataaattcactaacctaccttacccctctattgtcaacccatctctgttattttttttttttttttaatcaacactgtttgtcaacctattgtatttgtgctgctttttcagtcatgttcccccttttttttatctttatttgtatttgttctcaacacattttattctttatgctcaattagtattaagttctagatattaatgtttttcctgcccgaaacgcgttgcgtaatagtggctttaggcattgtatgtactagctctatctatatatcgatccattaatgtaacattacttgtatgtatgtaccttacctgaataaacatatttatttatttatttatttatttatacaagtttaactctggggatatcaaagagatatttatttctggtgtggtgataatggatcctattacatctgtccaggaagagtttcagagcaggatttgcatttaagaacagggttttgtaaatgtagttgacacaagagaatttatggagtgagattatgtttagcatgtttagggagttaaacaagggggctgagtgttgtctgaaagcagaatttgatattattctgatagcagatttttgctgggtgatgatggacttgaagtggtttgcagtggttgaaccccatgcacagataccatagttgagatagggatagattagtgtataatatagagagatgagagcagggttaggtacataataactgattttggagagtataccaactgttttagagactttcttagttatgtgttgtatgtgggtactgaagttgagtctcttgtctaagaataaaccaagaaactttccatcattgttattgctaatgtttacattgtcatctgaagctgaattgcatttgtagatttgcttccaaataagatgtagt
This is a stretch of genomic DNA from Procambarus clarkii isolate CNS0578487 chromosome 45, FALCON_Pclarkii_2.0, whole genome shotgun sequence. It encodes these proteins:
- the LOC138350357 gene encoding uncharacterized protein — its product is MKKEEEARFLLKGKKALERNTASRVLRRIENQLTYLRGCGYESIVIYYKKGPARVTHGILPKNVIQEEDKKIFTTNFFLSRTRKLDADKLTLGSEGDSDNDLEKNHDDLQVQQVHQVQKVPQVQEIQQVQKVPQVEHLQKVPQVQQGLPLSIIQKQQEVQVVKFEPQGTTPGKQCSNNGMGILKYLRKQVKKDKQ